The following coding sequences lie in one Myxococcus xanthus genomic window:
- a CDS encoding HD family phosphohydrolase, with translation MAESETQPPGRSPLDALAERLGLDNGVWGRRAIQVLLLLAVSVGAGFVISPGLYSQQIPALAEENLGKPFRASSPAGFKAARDYEVVHRAMTQQRRQDARAAVKPVYDLNPAVLGQLRSTVSSAFSSMRLHLDELAEAQSDSEPEERETTRRRKPAASPEMLELERSTREKMRAELQERFFGKRDAVLEAEDFQALYATRFSQEAETATLLVLERAYRSERGAVHVAGSREELAREAHQGLTVRDVVNKAEESLTGGSTQVVDVPEAHQEMERFASVPGNLMPDAPGVQRRAILRLAQRLVRPNLTINIAESDARRNQAAQAVKDAVISIKKGQRVIGDGELVNESHLVILRGMRAETDRLDLVQLQVGGTGLVGLLIVSTYFFCRAAFRRFRPTRKDGVLLGLLLLGLLGLLQIWVSIADAVQDRYTALPIEAFYYAFPVAAGAMLVRFILTQELALFFALVFACLTGVMLGNSLAFGIFTLVGSLVAADRIVKAKDRVGIFRAGLVTGAVNLVAVLFLFLVEGKGLSADTLITAVSAFAGSSLAVPVMVMALTPLIEATFGYASDIKLLELANLNHPALKELIVQAPGTYHHSIIIGSLVENAAETIGANPLLARSCAYYHDIGKGRNPLYFGENQKGENRHDALAPAMSAVIIKRHVTEGLEMARQYRLPKLVADAIPQHHGTRTVGYFYHKALKEQEGKEGAPPIDESIYRYPGPKPQFREAALVMIADAVEASTRSMTDPTTPKLHAQVQKIINLIFSEGQLDECDLTLKDLNLISQSFLHTLEGIYHTRPAYPAGAVGGGKAPPLVVAGAVPRPVEGKDKARTAGGA, from the coding sequence ATGGCCGAATCGGAAACGCAGCCCCCCGGGCGCAGTCCACTGGATGCGCTCGCCGAACGCCTCGGACTGGACAACGGCGTCTGGGGGCGGCGCGCCATCCAGGTCCTTCTCCTGCTCGCCGTCTCCGTTGGCGCGGGCTTCGTCATCTCGCCGGGCCTCTACAGTCAGCAGATTCCGGCGCTGGCGGAGGAGAACCTCGGCAAGCCGTTCCGAGCCAGCTCGCCCGCCGGCTTCAAGGCCGCGCGGGACTACGAGGTCGTCCACCGCGCCATGACGCAGCAGCGGCGCCAGGACGCGCGCGCGGCCGTCAAACCGGTATACGACCTGAACCCCGCCGTCCTGGGGCAGCTGCGGTCGACGGTGAGCTCCGCCTTCTCGTCCATGCGGCTGCATCTGGACGAGCTCGCGGAGGCGCAGTCCGACTCGGAACCCGAGGAGCGCGAGACGACCCGCCGACGCAAGCCCGCCGCGTCCCCGGAGATGCTGGAGCTGGAGCGCAGCACCCGCGAGAAGATGCGGGCGGAGCTCCAGGAGCGTTTCTTCGGCAAGCGCGACGCCGTGCTGGAGGCCGAGGACTTCCAGGCGCTCTATGCCACCCGCTTCTCGCAGGAGGCGGAGACGGCCACGCTGCTGGTGCTGGAGCGGGCGTATCGCTCCGAGCGCGGCGCGGTCCATGTGGCGGGCTCCCGGGAGGAGCTGGCGCGGGAGGCGCATCAGGGCCTCACCGTCCGCGACGTGGTGAACAAGGCCGAGGAGTCCCTGACGGGGGGCTCCACCCAGGTGGTGGACGTCCCCGAGGCGCACCAGGAGATGGAGCGCTTCGCCTCGGTGCCCGGTAACCTGATGCCGGACGCGCCGGGCGTTCAGCGCCGCGCCATCCTCCGGCTGGCCCAGCGGCTGGTCCGGCCGAACCTCACCATCAACATCGCGGAGTCGGACGCGCGCCGGAACCAGGCGGCCCAGGCGGTGAAGGACGCCGTCATCTCCATCAAGAAGGGCCAGCGCGTCATTGGCGACGGTGAGCTGGTCAATGAGTCGCACCTGGTCATCCTGCGCGGCATGCGCGCGGAGACGGACCGGCTGGACCTGGTCCAGCTTCAGGTGGGCGGCACGGGCCTGGTGGGCCTGCTCATCGTCTCGACGTACTTCTTCTGCCGCGCCGCGTTCCGGCGCTTCCGCCCCACGCGCAAGGACGGCGTGCTGCTGGGCCTGCTGCTGTTGGGGCTGCTGGGCCTGCTGCAAATCTGGGTGTCCATCGCGGACGCGGTACAGGACCGCTACACCGCGCTGCCCATCGAGGCCTTCTATTACGCCTTCCCGGTGGCGGCCGGCGCCATGCTGGTGCGCTTCATCCTCACGCAGGAGCTGGCGCTCTTCTTCGCGCTCGTCTTCGCCTGCCTCACCGGAGTGATGCTGGGCAACTCGCTGGCCTTCGGCATCTTCACGCTGGTGGGTTCGCTGGTGGCGGCCGACCGCATCGTGAAGGCGAAGGACCGCGTGGGCATCTTCCGCGCGGGTCTGGTGACGGGCGCGGTGAACCTGGTGGCGGTGCTCTTCCTCTTCCTCGTGGAAGGCAAGGGCCTGTCGGCCGACACCCTCATCACCGCGGTGAGCGCCTTCGCGGGCTCCTCGCTGGCGGTGCCGGTGATGGTGATGGCGCTCACGCCGCTCATCGAGGCCACCTTCGGCTACGCGTCGGACATCAAGCTGCTGGAGCTGGCCAACCTGAACCACCCGGCGCTCAAGGAGCTCATCGTCCAGGCGCCCGGCACGTACCACCACTCCATCATCATCGGCTCGCTGGTGGAGAACGCGGCGGAGACGATTGGGGCCAACCCGCTGCTGGCGCGCTCGTGTGCGTACTACCACGACATCGGCAAGGGCCGGAATCCGCTCTACTTCGGGGAGAACCAGAAGGGTGAGAACCGCCATGACGCGCTCGCGCCGGCGATGAGCGCGGTCATCATCAAGCGCCACGTGACGGAGGGCCTGGAGATGGCCCGTCAGTACCGGCTGCCCAAGCTGGTGGCGGATGCGATTCCGCAGCACCACGGCACGCGCACGGTGGGTTACTTCTACCACAAGGCATTGAAGGAGCAGGAGGGCAAGGAAGGTGCTCCGCCCATCGACGAGAGCATCTACCGCTACCCGGGTCCGAAGCCTCAGTTCCGCGAGGCGGCGCTGGTGATGATCGCCGACGCGGTGGAGGCCTCCACGCGCTCCATGACGGACCCCACCACGCCCAAGCTCCACGCGCAGGTGCAGAAAATCATCAACCTCATCTTCTCCGAGGGTCAGCTCGATGAGTGTGACCTGACGCTGAAGGACCTCAACCTCATCTCGCAGTCCTTCCTGCACACGCTCGAGGGCATCTACCACACGCGTCCGGCCTATCCGGCGGGCGCCGTGGGTGGGGGCAAGGCGCCGCCGTTGGTGGTGGCGGGCGCGGTGCCTCGGCCCGTGGAAGGCAAGGACAAGGCGCGGACCGCGGGGGGAGCATGA
- the ybeY gene encoding rRNA maturation RNase YbeY, whose protein sequence is MSGARRGNGVRLRKGKLIPRDDGKRIEEFVGAATTSTDSASVARMLAPPGWSEPAQRPEFDEVVIVLTGELTIVVEGRRERIPAGEVGLVPRGKRVVYRNDGQGACDYWSVCAPAFRPELAHMEAPKPRVQANHVTIQVAHGQGRDFARLLTTWAKDYLVQLELSGVELSLSLVDDRAIRRLNRTWRQKDKATDVLSFPAGDLPKGTPGPRPLGDVVISLDTAKRQAKEYGRSLEAEMARYLAHGLLHLLGHDHERPRDAKRMAALEEQLLGERGMVADSLQVDAKARRARSLM, encoded by the coding sequence ATGAGCGGGGCACGAAGGGGCAATGGCGTGAGATTGCGCAAGGGGAAGCTGATTCCCCGTGACGACGGCAAGCGCATCGAGGAGTTCGTGGGCGCGGCCACCACCAGCACGGACTCCGCGTCCGTCGCGCGGATGCTGGCGCCCCCCGGATGGTCCGAACCCGCGCAGCGCCCCGAGTTCGACGAGGTCGTCATCGTCCTCACGGGCGAGCTGACCATCGTGGTGGAGGGCCGCCGCGAGCGCATCCCCGCGGGCGAGGTCGGCCTGGTGCCGCGCGGCAAGCGCGTGGTGTACCGCAACGACGGCCAGGGCGCGTGTGACTACTGGTCGGTGTGCGCCCCCGCGTTCCGCCCGGAGCTGGCACACATGGAGGCGCCCAAGCCCCGCGTGCAGGCGAACCACGTCACCATCCAGGTGGCGCACGGCCAGGGCCGGGACTTCGCGCGCCTGTTGACCACCTGGGCCAAGGACTACCTGGTGCAGCTCGAGCTGTCCGGCGTGGAGTTGTCCCTGTCCCTGGTGGATGACCGGGCCATCCGCAGGCTCAACCGCACCTGGCGCCAGAAGGACAAGGCGACGGACGTGCTGAGCTTCCCCGCGGGCGACCTGCCCAAGGGCACACCCGGACCGCGCCCGCTGGGGGACGTGGTCATCTCCCTGGACACGGCGAAGCGGCAGGCCAAGGAGTACGGCCGCTCGCTGGAGGCGGAGATGGCGCGCTACCTGGCGCACGGCCTGCTCCACCTGCTGGGGCACGACCACGAGCGCCCCCGGGACGCCAAGCGCATGGCGGCCCTGGAGGAACAGCTCCTGGGCGAGCGGGGCATGGTGGCGGACTCGCTCCAGGTGGATGCCAAGGCCCGCCGCGCCCGCAGCCTCATGTAG
- a CDS encoding PhoH family protein — translation MRNPATLEAPEVLTASAKVDVRDNATALALCGNQNENLKLMERRLGVRVGQRGTEFHLSGPSDAVAFSVRLLENLEEMIRAGRPVYREDVEQGIKVLGRGAESLQEVMLGPVLKSSGNRQISPKSINQKRYVDAIRSHDIVFGIGPAGTGKTYLAMAMAVAFLQERKVKRIILARPAVEAGEKLGFLPGDLQEKVNPYLRPLYDALHDMMAAERAAHLLEQGVVEVAPLAFMRGRTLNDAFVILDEAQNTTVEQMKMFLTRLGYNSKAVITGDVTQVDLPTGKMSGLNHARAVLKNIDGIHFAEFSEVDVVRHPLVQEVIRAYDRADVAQREAQAAREAATAAAQVPTATRVTTAEPVAVE, via the coding sequence TTGCGAAATCCCGCCACGTTGGAAGCGCCCGAAGTGCTTACCGCCTCCGCCAAGGTGGACGTTCGTGACAACGCGACCGCCCTGGCCCTCTGCGGCAACCAGAACGAAAACCTCAAGTTGATGGAGCGGCGCCTCGGGGTCCGGGTGGGACAACGCGGCACGGAGTTCCATCTCTCCGGCCCATCCGACGCCGTCGCCTTCTCCGTCCGCCTCCTGGAGAACCTGGAGGAGATGATCCGCGCCGGCCGCCCCGTCTACCGGGAGGACGTGGAGCAGGGTATCAAGGTGCTCGGCCGCGGCGCGGAGTCCTTGCAGGAGGTCATGCTGGGCCCGGTGCTCAAGAGCTCCGGCAACCGGCAGATCTCCCCCAAGAGCATCAACCAGAAGCGCTACGTGGACGCCATCCGCTCCCACGACATCGTCTTCGGCATCGGCCCCGCGGGCACGGGCAAGACGTACCTCGCCATGGCCATGGCGGTCGCCTTCCTCCAGGAGCGCAAGGTCAAGCGCATCATCCTGGCGCGCCCCGCGGTGGAGGCGGGTGAGAAGCTGGGCTTCCTGCCAGGAGACCTGCAGGAGAAGGTGAATCCCTACCTGCGGCCGCTCTACGACGCGCTGCACGACATGATGGCGGCCGAGCGCGCCGCGCACCTGCTGGAGCAGGGCGTGGTGGAAGTGGCCCCGCTGGCCTTCATGCGTGGCCGCACGCTCAACGACGCGTTCGTCATCCTGGACGAAGCCCAGAACACGACAGTGGAACAGATGAAGATGTTCCTCACGCGCCTGGGCTACAACAGCAAGGCCGTCATCACCGGTGACGTGACGCAGGTGGACCTGCCCACGGGGAAGATGTCCGGGTTGAACCATGCGCGCGCGGTGCTGAAGAACATCGACGGCATCCACTTCGCGGAGTTCTCAGAGGTGGACGTCGTCCGCCACCCCCTGGTCCAGGAAGTCATCCGCGCCTACGACCGGGCGGACGTCGCCCAGCGCGAAGCCCAGGCGGCTCGGGAAGCAGCAACCGCTGCCGCCCAGGTGCCCACCGCGACGCGGGTCACCACCGCCGAGCCCGTTGCCGTCGAGTAA
- the prfB gene encoding peptide chain release factor 2 (programmed frameshift) — protein sequence MANDSMEKINGLRERVLALRGHLDLDRKRSRIALIERESTLPTFWDDNTKAQALLKEKATLEASVGAYDKVMRGLDDAQVLFELAAEANDEATTQEAEGSLTGLEGDVAKLELARMLSGEQDRSSCFMDINAGAGGTDSMDWAAMLLRMYTRYGENKGWKVEINDEVPGEEAGFKNVSLRIEGDFAYGYLKAEVGVHRLVRISPFDANARRQTAFASVDVYPEVDDTIQIDIPEKDIDLKFIRGGGAGGQKVNKTSSTAQLRHLPTGIIITCQTERSQSANKDMAFKILRGRLYELEMKKREAARDAAEAQKKDISFGSQIRSYVLAPYRMVKDLRTGIETGNVDAVLDGDLEEFVTAQLLGVKNPNRSAGAD from the exons ATGGCGAACGATTCGATGGAGAAGATCAACGGCCTCAGGGAGCGTGTGTTGGCGCTCCGGGGGCATCTT GACCTCGACCGCAAGCGGTCCCGTATCGCGCTGATTGAACGCGAGTCCACGCTGCCCACCTTCTGGGACGACAACACCAAGGCGCAGGCGCTCCTGAAGGAGAAGGCCACGCTGGAGGCCAGCGTCGGCGCCTACGACAAGGTGATGCGCGGCCTGGATGACGCGCAGGTGCTCTTCGAGCTGGCCGCCGAGGCCAACGACGAAGCCACCACCCAGGAGGCGGAAGGCTCCCTCACGGGGCTGGAGGGCGACGTCGCCAAGCTGGAGTTGGCGCGCATGCTGTCCGGCGAGCAGGACCGCAGCAGCTGCTTCATGGACATCAACGCCGGCGCCGGTGGCACGGACTCCATGGACTGGGCGGCCATGCTCCTGCGCATGTACACCCGCTACGGCGAGAACAAGGGCTGGAAGGTCGAAATCAACGACGAGGTGCCGGGGGAAGAGGCGGGCTTCAAGAACGTCTCCCTGCGCATCGAAGGTGACTTCGCCTACGGCTACCTGAAGGCGGAAGTCGGCGTGCACCGGCTGGTGCGGATTTCGCCCTTCGACGCCAACGCGCGCCGGCAGACGGCCTTCGCGTCCGTGGACGTCTATCCGGAGGTGGATGACACCATCCAGATCGACATCCCGGAGAAGGACATCGATCTGAAGTTCATCCGCGGCGGCGGCGCGGGCGGCCAGAAGGTGAACAAGACGTCGTCCACCGCGCAGCTGCGCCACCTGCCCACCGGCATCATCATCACCTGCCAGACGGAGCGCTCCCAGTCGGCCAACAAGGACATGGCCTTCAAGATTCTGCGGGGCCGCCTGTACGAACTGGAGATGAAGAAGCGCGAGGCCGCGCGTGACGCCGCCGAGGCGCAGAAGAAGGACATCTCCTTCGGCTCGCAGATCCGCTCCTACGTGCTGGCGCCGTACCGCATGGTCAAGGACCTGCGCACCGGCATCGAGACGGGCAACGTGGACGCCGTGCTGGATGGGGACCTGGAGGAGTTCGTCACTGCCCAGCTCCTGGGCGTGAAGAACCCCAACCGCAGCGCGGGCGCGGACTAG
- a CDS encoding DUF4388 domain-containing protein produces the protein MSLQGTLKDFGIGDILQLIGQQQKTGTLHVRAKDQEVRIGFNDGHIIKAESVTRKRKELIGAMLVRSELITETQLEAALETQRRTLKRLGDVLVSSQALTAERFQAMMQLQATETLYRLFTWKSGTYEFIQEPVEPDAEAIHPLRAETVLMEGFRMVDEWPVIRQKIHRDDLIFERIKALPQPRGEEGGELGAIGPSERRIYDELSPGRDLRKLVDISCLGEFETCKALYNLVKGEYVRPILPEGAPAPVPGDQRLLARVAGPVGRLVATVGVLAAVVLVVPRAVRLGPEAGVAAVFADSAAQRHVSQAQRVRIEAALEVFRLERGELPERLDSLVQAGLLKPGELKYPWREEYYYRRLAARQFILLPPLR, from the coding sequence ATGTCCCTGCAAGGCACACTGAAGGACTTTGGTATTGGCGACATCCTGCAGCTCATCGGGCAGCAGCAGAAGACGGGCACGCTCCACGTCCGCGCCAAGGACCAGGAAGTGCGCATCGGCTTCAACGATGGCCACATCATCAAGGCGGAGAGCGTCACCCGGAAGCGCAAGGAGCTCATCGGCGCCATGCTGGTGCGCTCGGAGCTCATCACCGAGACGCAGCTCGAGGCGGCCCTGGAGACGCAGCGCCGCACGCTCAAGCGGCTGGGGGACGTGCTTGTCTCCAGCCAGGCCCTCACCGCCGAGCGCTTCCAGGCGATGATGCAGCTTCAGGCCACGGAGACCCTCTACCGCCTCTTCACCTGGAAGTCGGGCACCTACGAATTCATCCAGGAGCCCGTGGAGCCGGACGCGGAAGCCATCCATCCGTTGCGCGCCGAGACGGTGCTCATGGAGGGCTTCCGGATGGTGGATGAGTGGCCTGTCATCCGGCAGAAAATCCACCGCGACGACCTGATCTTCGAACGCATCAAGGCCCTGCCTCAGCCGCGCGGAGAAGAGGGTGGGGAGCTGGGCGCCATCGGTCCTTCGGAGCGGCGCATCTACGATGAACTTTCGCCCGGGAGGGATTTGCGGAAGCTGGTGGACATCTCCTGCCTGGGCGAGTTCGAGACCTGCAAGGCGCTCTACAACCTGGTGAAGGGCGAGTACGTCCGGCCGATTCTTCCGGAGGGCGCCCCGGCCCCCGTTCCTGGGGACCAGCGCCTGCTTGCTCGCGTGGCGGGGCCGGTGGGACGCCTCGTCGCCACCGTGGGGGTGCTGGCGGCGGTGGTGCTGGTGGTGCCCCGGGCCGTGCGCCTGGGCCCCGAAGCGGGCGTTGCCGCGGTATTTGCGGACTCAGCGGCCCAACGTCATGTTTCCCAGGCCCAGCGCGTCCGCATCGAGGCCGCGCTCGAGGTGTTTCGCCTGGAACGCGGTGAGCTGCCCGAGCGTCTGGATTCTTTGGTGCAGGCTGGACTGTTGAAACCGGGCGAACTGAAATACCCGTGGCGGGAAGAGTACTATTACCGGCGGTTGGCCGCTCGGCAGTTCATTCTCCTGCCACCCTTGCGCTAG
- a CDS encoding DUF4105 domain-containing protein translates to MLRPSLIASCLLGLLLLAAPARAASMPPWGTGESQGEDLAILLVTFSPGDDVPSWWGHGSLVVEDRRRQMSRLYNYGMFSFDEAMLARFAMGRLEFWVGQSSVGGTFRYYQAEDRDVRVQELNLTPEQRVVVAKRLADNVLPENREYLYHHYNDNCVTRLRDMIDVATGGQLREADRAPGRMTLREHTRRYTAVNAPMSVLLDFMMNDEIDRPITKWEEAFLPDELEAQVAALQVKGADGQLASLAAKSWNHYESSKRQRPPAEPPPWGPWILALGLALGSLAVGLAVWERQRGSRVARLLLGLENAVVGLALGLPGTALFIMGLVTDHTVTYRNENLFLANPLTLLALPFGVALTWGSQKARARLFKVWTLLAALGVLGVVLKVLPPFDQDNWRLIALILPISLGMAGAFGLDRVLARLPGADRASAGRRDAVASLKTP, encoded by the coding sequence ATGCTCCGCCCATCACTCATTGCCTCTTGCCTGCTCGGCCTGCTGCTCCTGGCGGCGCCCGCGCGCGCGGCCTCCATGCCGCCGTGGGGCACGGGCGAAAGCCAGGGCGAGGACCTGGCCATCCTCCTGGTGACGTTCAGTCCCGGGGATGACGTGCCGTCCTGGTGGGGCCACGGCTCGCTGGTGGTGGAGGACCGGCGGCGGCAGATGTCGCGCCTCTACAACTACGGCATGTTCTCCTTCGACGAGGCCATGCTCGCGCGCTTCGCCATGGGCCGGCTGGAGTTCTGGGTGGGCCAGTCGTCGGTGGGCGGCACCTTCCGCTACTACCAGGCCGAGGACCGCGACGTCCGCGTGCAGGAACTCAACCTCACGCCCGAGCAGCGCGTCGTCGTGGCGAAGCGGCTGGCGGACAACGTGCTCCCGGAGAACCGCGAGTATCTGTACCACCACTACAACGACAACTGCGTCACGCGGCTGCGGGACATGATTGACGTGGCCACGGGCGGCCAGCTCCGTGAGGCGGACCGGGCACCGGGGCGGATGACGCTGCGCGAGCACACCCGGCGCTACACCGCGGTGAACGCGCCCATGAGCGTGCTGCTCGACTTCATGATGAACGACGAGATTGACCGTCCCATCACGAAGTGGGAGGAGGCCTTCCTCCCGGACGAACTGGAGGCCCAGGTCGCGGCGCTCCAGGTGAAGGGCGCGGACGGGCAGCTGGCGTCGCTCGCGGCGAAGAGCTGGAACCACTACGAATCCTCCAAGCGTCAGCGTCCGCCGGCGGAGCCTCCCCCGTGGGGCCCGTGGATTCTCGCGCTGGGCCTGGCCCTGGGCAGCCTGGCGGTCGGGCTTGCGGTGTGGGAGCGCCAGCGGGGCAGCCGCGTGGCCCGCCTGCTGCTCGGGCTGGAGAACGCCGTGGTGGGGCTGGCGCTCGGGTTGCCGGGCACCGCGCTGTTCATCATGGGGCTGGTGACAGACCACACGGTGACCTACCGCAACGAGAACCTCTTCCTGGCCAACCCGCTGACGCTGCTGGCGCTGCCCTTCGGCGTGGCCCTGACGTGGGGCAGCCAGAAGGCCCGCGCGCGCCTGTTCAAGGTGTGGACGCTGCTGGCCGCCCTGGGCGTGCTGGGCGTGGTGCTCAAGGTGTTGCCGCCCTTCGACCAGGACAACTGGCGGCTCATCGCACTCATCCTGCCCATCTCCCTGGGCATGGCGGGCGCATTTGGTTTGGACCGGGTGCTGGCGCGCCTTCCCGGGGCGGACCGCGCGTCAGCCGGACGGCGGGATGCCGTCGCATCGCTGAAGACTCCCTAA